In Cheilinus undulatus linkage group 16, ASM1832078v1, whole genome shotgun sequence, one DNA window encodes the following:
- the LOC121524085 gene encoding toll-like receptor 13 isoform X2, whose amino-acid sequence MSTMESLWSNSVKSLLIFLLCLLLLHHPSLSYSLKNCTFNFTEGTLAEVHLDCSKRQLVSVPDDIPRDANSLTLYDNQIKQIQRGDFGNLSQLSLLNLDRNLIAHVDDGSFMYLMSLTELHMVDNYLTHLTGNIFQGLSNLTLLDLDDNNITFIHDSAFHFLTRLQTVILDSNRLQTVSDIQPILNLPQLQKLSIKYNLFSTFESKDLNLNVSSSLRELDVEGNNLRRFSITTPIFPHLQEINLCPCGQSSPFQWDIPDKSLLRNITRMDLSHSYAFENIEKVLQSLDSLQRLKLNFMERWIEKGLLATVCKIPTLQSLDLSFNLDPNLSATLGACSQLKELYLTSTGISKIPKGSMAMMKQLRSLDLSLNILTKVPEDIRSLSSLRVLTFEFNQISELSCEDFKNTSSLRELLLNNNRIVKLDRCIFLNLYSLEVLDLSWNQIWTLGGAFKIGPPNLEILNLRNHLVVSIDKGDFEGLGSLKQLDLRTHEITRVDLGAFDGLHKVTSLSVSLQSYFDCTFRALRQITNLTITFPFPNILQNDHQGFGIHSHVDMIKSAKLLEEFTAENLYPWTPNNDTFQFNSKLRSLRITQNELSDLGPDVFWPIPNLEVLDLSGNNLKSFDFLAQANLSALKYLFLSDNGITLISETIFQSLPALIYLDLSNNPFTCDCSNAGFIQWVKSNNQTQVDGAHDYICFFPLIKQGTKVLDFDVQSCWMDVGFLCYISSSCLVVLTLLTSFIYHFLRWQMVYAFLLFQAFLYDSRKRRKEAPHLYDAFISYNVEDEAWVYREMLPVLEGEQGWRLCLHHRDFQPGKPIIENITDAIYSSRKTICVISRSYLQSEWCSREIQMASFRLFDEKKDVLILLFLEEIPSHQLSPYHRMRKLVKKRTYLCWPQAGRHKGVFWQNVRRALETGESTRDMNLLTGPEGC is encoded by the exons ATGTCAACCATGGAGAGTCTGTGGTCAAACTCAGTCAAAAGTCTTCTCATCTTCCTTCTGTGTCTCCTGCTTCTGCATCACCCTTCACTGTCTTACTCCCTGAAAAACTGCACCTTTAATTTTACTGAGGGAACTTTGGCTGAAGTTCATCTGGATTGCTCAAAGCGCCAACTTGTCTCTGTTCCTGATGACATCCCCAGAGATGCTAACTCACTAACTCTCTATGACAATCAGATCAAACAGATCCAAAGAGGTGATTTTGGGAACCTCTCACAGTTAAGTTTGCTGAACCTAGATAGGAATTTGATTGCTCATGTAGATGATGGATCTTTCATGTACTTGATGTCATTGACAGAACTCCATATGGTGGATAATTATCTCACACATCTGACAGGAAACATCTTTCAGGGACTGTCAAACCTCACTTTGTTGGACCTTGATGACAACAACATTACTTTTATTCATGACTCGGCCTTTCACTTCCTGACCCGCCTACAAACTGTCATTCTAGACTCCAACAGGTTACAAACTGTGAGTGACATACAGCCGATTCTGAATCTACCACAGCTACAGAAACTGAGCATTAAATATAATCTGTTCTCCACCTTTGAGTCAAAAGATCTGAATCTGAACGTGTCCTCAAGCCTGAGAGAGTTAGATGTTGAAGGTAATAACCTCAGAAGATTCAGCATCACTACGCCTATCTTCCCTCATCTTCAGGAAATCAACCTTTGCCCATGTGGTCAGTCCTCTCCATTTCAATGGGACATCCCTGATAAGTCTTTACTGAGGAACATAACTCGAATGGATTTAAGTCACTCATATGCTTTtgaaaacattgaaaaagtCCTGCAGAGTCTCGACTCACTGCAACGATTAAAACTTAATTTCATGGAGAGATGGATAGAAAAGGGTCTTTTAGCAACAGTCTGTAAAATACCAACACTTCAGAGCCTGGATCTGTCGTTCAATCTTGATCCAAACTTAAGTGCCACACTTGGAGCTTGCTCTCAGCTTAAGGAGCTTTACCTGACTAGTACTGGTATATCTAAGATACCAAAAGGCTCAATGGCAATGATGAAGCAACTAAGGTCTTTAGATCTTTCCTTAAATATTCTCACCAAGGTGCCAGAAGACATCAGAAGCCTCTCCTCCCTCAGGGTCCTAACTTTTGAATTCAACCAAATCTCTGAGTTGAGCTGTGAGGATTTCAAAAACACATCCAGTCTCAGGGAGCTCTTACTGAACAACAACCGAATTGTGAAACTTGACAGGTGCATCTTCCTAAATCTTTACAGTCTTGAGGTTTTAGATTTGAGCTGGAACCAGATATGGACATTAGGAGGTGCCTTCAAAATAGGCCCACCAAACCTTGAGATCTTGAATTTGAGGAATCACCTTGTTGTTAGTATTGACAAGGGTGATTTTGAGGGTTTAGGGTCACTAAAACAGTTAGATTTGAGAACTCATGAAATTACAAGGGTAGACCTTGGAGCATTTGATGGTTTACACAAAGTTACAAGTCTTTCCGTGTCTCTTCAAAGTTATTTTGATTGCACCTTCCGTGCGTTACGCCAAATCACAAATCTTACAATCACTTTCCCTTTTCCTAACATTTTACAAA ATGATCACCAAGGATTTGGCATTCATTCACATGTAGACATGATAAAGTCTGCAAAACTTTTAGAGGAATTCACAGCTGAGAATTTATATCCTTGGACACCAAATAATGATACATTCCAGTTCAACTCCAAGCTGCGAAGTTTGAGGATCACACAGAATGAGTTGTCTGATTTGGGTCCTGATGTGTTCTGGCCAATCCCAAACCTGGAAGTACTGGACCTTTCTGGGAATAATCTCAAGTCGTTCGATTTTTTGGCCCAGGCCAACCTGTCTGCACTCAAAtatttgtttctcagtgacaATGGTATAACATTAATCAGTGAAACCATCTTCCAGTCTCTTCCTGCTCTTATTTACCTCGACCTGAGCAACAACCCTTTCACATGTGACTGCTCTAATGCTGGCTTCATCCAATGGGTGAAGAGCAACAACCAAACTCAGGTAGATGGCGCCCATGACTACATCTGTTTCTTCCCTCTGATCAAACAGGGAACCAAGGTGTTGGACTTTGATGTCCAGTCCTGTTGGATGGACGTTGGCTTCCTCTGCTATATCTCCAGCTCTTGTCTGGTGGTGTTAACTCTCCTCACCTCTTTCATCTACCACTTCCTGAGGTGGCAGATGGTCTATGCCTTCCTCCTCTTCCAGGCCTTCCTTTATGacagcaggaagaggaggaaagaagcTCCTCACCTCTACGATGCCTTCATCTCCTACAATGTTGAGGATGAGGCCTGGGTCTACAGAGAGATGCTTCCAGTGCTGGAGGGAGAGCAGGGCTGGAGACTGTGTCTGCACCACAGAGACTTCCAACCAG gtaAACCTATCATAGAGAACATCACAGACGCCATCTACAGCAGCAGGAAGACCATCTGTGTGATCAGCCGGAGCTACCTGCAGAGCGAGTGGTGCTCCAGAGAGATCCAGATGGCCAG TTTCCGTCTGTTTGATGAGAAGAAGGACGTGTTGATCCTGCTGTTTCTGGAGGAGATCCCCTCTCATCAGCTGTCTCCGTACCACCGCATGAGGAAGCTGGTGAAGAAACGCACCTACCTGTGCTGGCCGCAGGCTGGACGACACAAGGGAGTCTTCTGGCAGAACGTCCGGAGGGCTCTGGAGACGGGAGAGTCCACCAGAGATATGAATCTTCTGACTGGACCAGAGGGATGCTGA
- the LOC121524085 gene encoding toll-like receptor 13 isoform X1: MSTMESLWSNSVKSLLIFLLCLLLLHHPSLSYSLKNCTFNFTEGTLAEVHLDCSKRQLVSVPDDIPRDANSLTLYDNQIKQIQRGDFGNLSQLSLLNLDRNLIAHVDDGSFMYLMSLTELHMVDNYLTHLTGNIFQGLSNLTLLDLDDNNITFIHDSAFHFLTRLQTVILDSNRLQTVSDIQPILNLPQLQKLSIKYNLFSTFESKDLNLNVSSSLRELDVEGNNLRRFSITTPIFPHLQEINLCPCGQSSPFQWDIPDKSLLRNITRMDLSHSYAFENIEKVLQSLDSLQRLKLNFMERWIEKGLLATVCKIPTLQSLDLSFNLDPNLSATLGACSQLKELYLTSTGISKIPKGSMAMMKQLRSLDLSLNILTKVPEDIRSLSSLRVLTFEFNQISELSCEDFKNTSSLRELLLNNNRIVKLDRCIFLNLYSLEVLDLSWNQIWTLGGAFKIGPPNLEILNLRNHLVVSIDKGDFEGLGSLKQLDLRTHEITRVDLGAFDGLHKVTSLSVSLQSYFDCTFRALRQITNLTITFPFPNILQSHHQNLNKSVFDLKSLKRLEMICSDDHQGFGIHSHVDMIKSAKLLEEFTAENLYPWTPNNDTFQFNSKLRSLRITQNELSDLGPDVFWPIPNLEVLDLSGNNLKSFDFLAQANLSALKYLFLSDNGITLISETIFQSLPALIYLDLSNNPFTCDCSNAGFIQWVKSNNQTQVDGAHDYICFFPLIKQGTKVLDFDVQSCWMDVGFLCYISSSCLVVLTLLTSFIYHFLRWQMVYAFLLFQAFLYDSRKRRKEAPHLYDAFISYNVEDEAWVYREMLPVLEGEQGWRLCLHHRDFQPGKPIIENITDAIYSSRKTICVISRSYLQSEWCSREIQMASFRLFDEKKDVLILLFLEEIPSHQLSPYHRMRKLVKKRTYLCWPQAGRHKGVFWQNVRRALETGESTRDMNLLTGPEGC, from the exons ATGTCAACCATGGAGAGTCTGTGGTCAAACTCAGTCAAAAGTCTTCTCATCTTCCTTCTGTGTCTCCTGCTTCTGCATCACCCTTCACTGTCTTACTCCCTGAAAAACTGCACCTTTAATTTTACTGAGGGAACTTTGGCTGAAGTTCATCTGGATTGCTCAAAGCGCCAACTTGTCTCTGTTCCTGATGACATCCCCAGAGATGCTAACTCACTAACTCTCTATGACAATCAGATCAAACAGATCCAAAGAGGTGATTTTGGGAACCTCTCACAGTTAAGTTTGCTGAACCTAGATAGGAATTTGATTGCTCATGTAGATGATGGATCTTTCATGTACTTGATGTCATTGACAGAACTCCATATGGTGGATAATTATCTCACACATCTGACAGGAAACATCTTTCAGGGACTGTCAAACCTCACTTTGTTGGACCTTGATGACAACAACATTACTTTTATTCATGACTCGGCCTTTCACTTCCTGACCCGCCTACAAACTGTCATTCTAGACTCCAACAGGTTACAAACTGTGAGTGACATACAGCCGATTCTGAATCTACCACAGCTACAGAAACTGAGCATTAAATATAATCTGTTCTCCACCTTTGAGTCAAAAGATCTGAATCTGAACGTGTCCTCAAGCCTGAGAGAGTTAGATGTTGAAGGTAATAACCTCAGAAGATTCAGCATCACTACGCCTATCTTCCCTCATCTTCAGGAAATCAACCTTTGCCCATGTGGTCAGTCCTCTCCATTTCAATGGGACATCCCTGATAAGTCTTTACTGAGGAACATAACTCGAATGGATTTAAGTCACTCATATGCTTTtgaaaacattgaaaaagtCCTGCAGAGTCTCGACTCACTGCAACGATTAAAACTTAATTTCATGGAGAGATGGATAGAAAAGGGTCTTTTAGCAACAGTCTGTAAAATACCAACACTTCAGAGCCTGGATCTGTCGTTCAATCTTGATCCAAACTTAAGTGCCACACTTGGAGCTTGCTCTCAGCTTAAGGAGCTTTACCTGACTAGTACTGGTATATCTAAGATACCAAAAGGCTCAATGGCAATGATGAAGCAACTAAGGTCTTTAGATCTTTCCTTAAATATTCTCACCAAGGTGCCAGAAGACATCAGAAGCCTCTCCTCCCTCAGGGTCCTAACTTTTGAATTCAACCAAATCTCTGAGTTGAGCTGTGAGGATTTCAAAAACACATCCAGTCTCAGGGAGCTCTTACTGAACAACAACCGAATTGTGAAACTTGACAGGTGCATCTTCCTAAATCTTTACAGTCTTGAGGTTTTAGATTTGAGCTGGAACCAGATATGGACATTAGGAGGTGCCTTCAAAATAGGCCCACCAAACCTTGAGATCTTGAATTTGAGGAATCACCTTGTTGTTAGTATTGACAAGGGTGATTTTGAGGGTTTAGGGTCACTAAAACAGTTAGATTTGAGAACTCATGAAATTACAAGGGTAGACCTTGGAGCATTTGATGGTTTACACAAAGTTACAAGTCTTTCCGTGTCTCTTCAAAGTTATTTTGATTGCACCTTCCGTGCGTTACGCCAAATCACAAATCTTACAATCACTTTCCCTTTTCCTAACATTTTACAAAGTCATCatcaaaacttaaataaatCTGTCTTTGACTTAAAATCACTAAAAAGGCTCGAAATGATTTGCTCAGATGATCACCAAGGATTTGGCATTCATTCACATGTAGACATGATAAAGTCTGCAAAACTTTTAGAGGAATTCACAGCTGAGAATTTATATCCTTGGACACCAAATAATGATACATTCCAGTTCAACTCCAAGCTGCGAAGTTTGAGGATCACACAGAATGAGTTGTCTGATTTGGGTCCTGATGTGTTCTGGCCAATCCCAAACCTGGAAGTACTGGACCTTTCTGGGAATAATCTCAAGTCGTTCGATTTTTTGGCCCAGGCCAACCTGTCTGCACTCAAAtatttgtttctcagtgacaATGGTATAACATTAATCAGTGAAACCATCTTCCAGTCTCTTCCTGCTCTTATTTACCTCGACCTGAGCAACAACCCTTTCACATGTGACTGCTCTAATGCTGGCTTCATCCAATGGGTGAAGAGCAACAACCAAACTCAGGTAGATGGCGCCCATGACTACATCTGTTTCTTCCCTCTGATCAAACAGGGAACCAAGGTGTTGGACTTTGATGTCCAGTCCTGTTGGATGGACGTTGGCTTCCTCTGCTATATCTCCAGCTCTTGTCTGGTGGTGTTAACTCTCCTCACCTCTTTCATCTACCACTTCCTGAGGTGGCAGATGGTCTATGCCTTCCTCCTCTTCCAGGCCTTCCTTTATGacagcaggaagaggaggaaagaagcTCCTCACCTCTACGATGCCTTCATCTCCTACAATGTTGAGGATGAGGCCTGGGTCTACAGAGAGATGCTTCCAGTGCTGGAGGGAGAGCAGGGCTGGAGACTGTGTCTGCACCACAGAGACTTCCAACCAG gtaAACCTATCATAGAGAACATCACAGACGCCATCTACAGCAGCAGGAAGACCATCTGTGTGATCAGCCGGAGCTACCTGCAGAGCGAGTGGTGCTCCAGAGAGATCCAGATGGCCAG TTTCCGTCTGTTTGATGAGAAGAAGGACGTGTTGATCCTGCTGTTTCTGGAGGAGATCCCCTCTCATCAGCTGTCTCCGTACCACCGCATGAGGAAGCTGGTGAAGAAACGCACCTACCTGTGCTGGCCGCAGGCTGGACGACACAAGGGAGTCTTCTGGCAGAACGTCCGGAGGGCTCTGGAGACGGGAGAGTCCACCAGAGATATGAATCTTCTGACTGGACCAGAGGGATGCTGA